A part of Pungitius pungitius chromosome 15, fPunPun2.1, whole genome shotgun sequence genomic DNA contains:
- the LOC119209681 gene encoding microtubule cross-linking factor 1 isoform X3: protein MMESPEGSGSDTKPQNHQLEKRRLNRAPSPARPFLKDVHCRSTKPPAIVPKSPKFNKQQQQSAPVPLGHPNRSSRRHTPGAKEKPATTKSNTKSPVVKKPSKVPQHAAVDPRAAGTKPDSTSSPIFAKGKKGKLALGPLGHGSPIRVPTGALLCRVSQTDSSSDLSDCQSEPLSDEQKLAPAAGSDAESGTGSSDRDQVGGDNPLRAEASGAADAAAAAADAADAAAASPLRTTEASAAKGSMSQAAGAHGGKHKQEKPSPGAPFRLPGTKDATEEDLLREVEDLRSENDYLKDEVDELRAEMEEVRDSYLEEEVYQLQELRRDLDRSNKNCRILQYRLRKAEQKSLRVAQTGHVDGELLRSLEQDLKVAKDVSVRLHNELESVEDKRSRAEDENELLRQKIIEVEISKQALHNELERTKETAARRRGSRETFKDKKSTSQEDSADLRCQLQFSKEESGLMRKKMAKLGREKDELEQELQKYKSVYGDVDSPLPLAECPGGGPHTTREAELRLRLKLVEEEANILGRKIVELEVENRSLRAENEDIRVQYERDCFGREPFSSMPSSPYGCDALDSASELRRHLQFVEEEAELLRRSISEIEDHNRQLTSELNRFKFGPGSGSGSVGEEGGEGGLFKPGNGGNGMMMEELKAARMQINELSGKVMKLQYENRVLVSNVQRCDLAAHLGLRTGSPRDSDAESDAERREAAEEEEAGRLLLLQPKREGPIGGESDSEDLFEKTATTSGFGSVKPSDGSELSAAEMASRRREERESFTNVKREADRLGKTVDRLITDTDSLIFEGRLLVTTGESLEEVEASGSKPDTQVLDTINTRMKAFRTELHIFMEKLDHVGEGLRERTDDLSPMPNLTESSSFLSTVTSMSRDSPIGTFGRDLATDFQLRDTPASDLQFRLDHERRLRAATEEQEAVVSFPQQEDERLRLEAQRGGLNLQGLQTHEVPWPQERATLQQEVRLFRRNNIIFYMKLRWILTHWRLGSKDDCGEEAGNPELEKLEGFPELGVIMEQAQGESDQDDRLCLPQTPENVPDPGPIVPLASPDRHPQHPRQFGENRHVLQALRTLLEEFQVELREEAARRSQLQQSYANDKAAWEVKWAEMKGQFAQLEEEAQGRVRGEAQGGEGDPAQEPQWALELEREEHRRLLADSHSASLDLRWKLQHGEKRWSRERGELLGCFDRERQEWEAGTRELQRKMEKMQRELNSRRGEGADVKDGGSDHRGGFFPQDSPCNAPRSPRSPRSPCSSAALPAHPPTRSHSDSEAMLEEQGAAMRRKGPRESLFLDALSLDPLGALEVPSPSRLEREKRFPCMKEALNEILEREVDLASPDEEMGGGSLLRAKSVCSMSDFQRLMDSSPFLPDKTRHGDLGQDDVTPPLSPDDLKYIEEFNNKGWDFPASASSRDPGLEAWADRPPEARGGELVLEPFQPASWFLTTSATLTTSTLSSPEHCHKSPLRGNGAGAAGAGTEHYGVHMLHSPTRPGAADRPTAQDPDFLYAKGTKARGGGEAGVAAGGSDEVFSGGRWACGLLEGGGLRTSPSPSPLCPTVGFTSSLELQLSRNMSDDMKEVAISVRNAIRSPPGPVVRDTACQTNGFTTRGTQTTQTISVGLQTDLLRNLTSSPHRCLTPKGGGTPISSPSRSLRKVQYSPVVQSKFERPCCSPKYGSPKLQRRLSASAKAELPNANASRAPTPTTPQKGNSESAWARSTTTRDSPVHTTINDGPSSLFNIIDHNPVPYDSLPKFNKSPSRSRPAAAAGGEPGPAQGGLATDPRGECPRTARGRSPSPVQPIAETQADRSAEVASARQDLSAPPGYSLAENTARILNKKLQEQGLREERRLQAGGQSSYGRDGSRQADADRGQSGCLEMESTD from the exons ATGATGGAGAGCCCCGAAGGCTCTGGCAGCGACACCAAACCGCAGAACCACCAGTTGGAGAAGAGGAGGCTGAACCGGGCGCCTTCCCCGGCCAGACCTTTCCTCAAGGATGTGCACTGTCGCTCCACCAAACCGCCTGCCATCGTCCCGAAATCCCCCAAATtcaacaagcagcagcagcagtccgcCCCGGTGCCCTTGGGCCATCCGAACCGCAGCTCCAGACGCCACACGCCCGGTGCCAAGGAGAAGCCCGCCACGACGAAAAGTAACACCAAGTCGCCCGTCGTGAAAAAGCCCTCGAAGGTGCCTCAGCATGCGGCCGTGGATCCCAGAGCCGCCGGCACCAAACCGGACAGCACCAGCAGCCCCATCTTCGCCAAAGGCAAGAAGGGGAAACTGGCCCTGGGCCCTCTCGGCCACGGATCCCCGATCCGGGTGCCGACCGGAGCGCTCCTCTGCCGGGTCAGCCAGACGGACAGCAGCTCCGACCTGTCGGACTGCCAGTCCGAGCCGCTGTCCGACGAGCAGAAGCTGGCACCGGCTGCTGGAAGCGACGCGGAGTCCGGCACCGGCTCCAGTGACCGGGATCAGGTGGGAGGGGATAATCCTCTGCGGGCAGAAGCCTCCGGAGcggctgatgctgctgctgctgctgctgatgctgctgatgctgctgctgcgtctcCGTTGCGCACAACCGAGGCGTCCGCCGCCAAGGGAAGCATGTCTCAGGCTGCGGGGGCGCACGGAGGGAAACACAAGCAGGAGAAACCCTCGCCAGGTGCACCATTCCGACTGCCAGGCACCAAGGATGCGACCGAGGAGGACCTGCTGCGGGAGGTGGAAGATTTGAGATCCGAAAACGACTACCTCAAG gatgAAGTGGATGAGCTGCGagcggagatggaggaggtgcGAGACAgctacctggaggaggaggtctaCCAACTGCAGGAGCTGCGGCGAGACCTGGACCGCTCCAACAAGAACTGCCGCATCCTGCAGTACCGCCTGCGAAAGGCCGAGCAGAAGAGCCTCCGGGTCGCACAGACGGGCCACGTGGACGGAGAGCTGCTCCGTAGTCTGGAGCAGGACCTCAAg GTGGCCAAAGACGTGTCGGTGCGTTTGCACAACGAGCTGGAGAGCGTGGAGGACAAACGCAGCAGAGCGGAGGATGAGAACGAGCTGCTTAGGCAGAAGATCATCGAGGTGGAGATCTCCAAGCAGGCGCTGCACAACGAGCTGGAGAGGACCAaagag ACTGCGGCGAGGAGACGAGGAAGCAGGGAAACATTTAAAGATAAGAAGTCCACGAGTcag GAGGACAGTGCAGACCTCAGATGCCAGCTCCAGTTTTCCAAAGAGGAGTCCGGCCTGATGAGAAAAAAGATGGCGAAGCTCGGCCGGGAGAAGGACGAActggagcaggagctgcagAAATACAAGTCGGTCTACGGGGACGTGGACAGTCCCCTTCCGCTGGCCGAGTGCCCCGGCGGGGGGCCTCACACCACCCGAGAGGCTGAGCTGCGGTTACGGCTCAagctggtggaggaagaggCCAACATCCTGGGCAGGAAGATcgtggagctggaggtggagaacCGCAGCCTGCGGGCGGAAAACGAGGACATCCGGGTCCAGTACGAAAGGGACTGCTTCGGGCGGGAGCCGTTCTCCAGCATGCCCTCGTCGCCCTACGGCTGCGACGCGCTCGATTCGGCCAGCGAGCTGCGTCGCCATCTGCAatttgtggaggaggaggctgagctGCTGCGCCGCTCCATCTCAGAGATCGAGGACCACAACCGGCAGCTGACGTCTGAACTCAACCGCTTCAAGTTCGGGcccggcagcggcagcggctctGTCGGCGAGGAGGGCGGCGAGGGAGGCCTGTTCAAACCGGGCAACGGAGGAAACGGGATGATGATGGAGGAGCTCAAAGCGGCTCGCATGCAGATCAACGAGCTGAGCGGAAAGGTGATGAAGCTGCAATACGAGAACCGGGTCCTCGTGTCCAACGTCCAGCGCTGCGACCTGGCCGCACACCTGGGCCTGCGCACCGGCAGCCCCCGGGACAGCGACGCGGAGAGCGACGCCGAACGCCGCGAGGcagccgaggaagaggaggccgggcgtcttcttctcctgcagcccAAGAGGGAGGGGCCGATCGGGGGCGAAAGCGACTCCGAAGACCTGTTTGAGAAAACCGCCACCACCTCGGGGTTCGGAAGCGTCAAGCCGTCGGACGGCAGCGAGCTCAGCGCGGCGGAGATGGCCAGCCGCAGGAGAGAAGAGCGCGAGTCGTTCACCAACGTGAAGCGCGAGGCGGATCGGCTCGGGAAGACGGTGGATCGGCTGATCACGGACACGGACAGTCTGATCTTCGAGGGCAGGCTGCTGGTGACCACGGGAGAGagcctggaggaggtggaggcgtcTGGATCCAAACCAGACACCCAAGTCCTGGACACCATCAACACTCGCATGAAGGCTTTCCGCACTGAGCTACACATCTTCATGGAGAAGCTGGACCACGTGGGGGAGGGgctgagagagaggacggaCGATCTGTCCCCCATGCCGAACCTCACAGAGTCcagcagcttcctgtccacggTCACCTCCATGTCCCGGGACTCTCCCATCGGCACTTTTGGACGAGACCTGGCCACAGACTTCCAG CTCCGCGACACGCCTGCTTCTGACCTCCAGTTTCGTCTGGATCACGAGCGACGGCTGAGAGCAGCgacggaggagcaggaggccgtCGTTTCTTTTCCTCAG CAGGAAGACGAGCGACTGCGTCTGGAGGCCCAGCGCGGAGGTCTGAACCTGCAGGGACTTCAGACCCATGAAGTGCCCTGGCCCCAGGAGAGAGCCACGCTGCAACAAGAGGTCCGCCTCTTCAGACGCAACAACATCATCTTCTACATGAAGCTCCGGTGGATCCTCACGCACTGGAGGCTCGGCAGCAAGGACGACTgcggggaggaggcggggaaCCCGGAG TTGGAGAAGTTGGAGGGCTTCCCAGAGCTGGGAGTGATAATGGAGCAGGCGCAGGGGGAGTCGGATCAAGATGACAGACTGTGTTTACCGCAGACTCCCGAGAACGTCCCGGACCCCGGGCCCATCGTCCCTCTGGCGTCACCCGATCGACACCCGCAGCATCCCAGACAG TTCGGGGAGAACCGGCATGTGCTGCAGGCCCTGCGGACGCTGCTGGAGGAGTTTCAAGTGGAGCTGCGGGAGGAGGCGGCGCGGCGGAGCCAACTGCAGCAGTCCTACGCCAATGACAAAGCCGCCTGGGAGGTCAAGTGGGCGGAGATGAAGGGCCAGTTCGCACAG ctggaggaggaggcacaaGGCAGGGTGCGAGGCGAGGCTcagggaggggaaggggatCCGGCCCAAGAACCCCAGTGGGCCCTGGAGCTGGAGCGCGAGGAGCACCGGCGCCTGCTGGCCGACAGCCACAGCGCGTCCCTGGACCTCCGCTGGAAGCTGCAGCACGGAGAGAAGAGGTGGAGCCGCGAGAGGGGAGAGCTGCTCGGGTGCTTCGACCGGGAGCGGCAGGAGTGGGAAGCCGGCACGAGGGAGCTCCAACGCAAGATGGAGAAG ATGCAGAGAGAGCTGAACAGCCGGCGGGGCGAGGGCGCCGACGTCAAAGACGGTGGTTCGGACCACAGAGGGGGGTTCTTTCCTCAGGACAGTCCCTGCAAcgccccccgctccccccgcTCCCCGCGCTCCCCCTGTTCCTCTGCAGCCCTCCCTGCTCACCCTCCCACGCGCTCCCACTCTGACTCTGAGGCCAtgctggaggagcagggggCCGCGATGAGGCGGAAGGGCCCGAGGGAAAGCCTGTTCCTGGATGCGCTGTCTCTGGACCCCCTCGGCGCCCTGGAGGTCCCTTCCCCCTCCAggctggagagggagaagaggttcCCCTGCATGAAGGAG GCCCTGAATGAGATTTTGGAGAGGGAAGTAGATCTTGCGAGCCCAGATGAGGAGATGGGCGGCGGCAGTCTGCTCAG agCCAAGTCTGTGTGCTCCATGAGCGACTTCCAGCGGTTGATGGACAGCTCGCCGTTCCTCCCTGACAAGACCCGCCACGGCGACCTGGGCCAAGACGACGTCACCCCGCCTCTGTCCCCGGACGACCTCAAGTACATTGAGGAGTTCAACAATAAGGGCTGGGACTTTCCGGCGTCCGCCTCCAGCCGGGATCCTGGCCTGGAAGCGTGGGCGGACAGACCCCCCGAGGCCCGGGGAGGGGAGCTCGTTCTCGAACCATTCCAGCCGGCCTCCTGGTTCCTCACCACCAGCGCCACCTTGACCACCAGCACCTTGAGCAGCCCCGAGCACTGCCACAAGTCCCCGCTGAGGGGCAACGGAGCGGGGGCGGCAGGGGCGGGAACGGAGCACTACGGGGTCCACATGCTCCACAGCCCCACCCGACCTGGGGCGGCCGACCGCCCCACCGCCCAAGACCCGGACTTCCTGTACGCCAAAGGGACCAAAGCCAGGGGCGGGGGAGAGGCCGGGGTGGCGGCCGGCGGGTCAGACGAGGTGTTCAGCGGCGGGAGGTGGGCTTGTGGGCTCCTGGAGGGCGGGGGCCTGAGGACTTCTCCTAGCccgtctcctctctgccccACCGTGGGCTTCACCTCCTCTCTGGAGCTTCAGCTCTCCAGAAACATGAGCGACGACATGAAGGAGGTGGCCATCTCCGTGCGGAACGCCATCCGCTCGCCGCCGGGGCCCGTCGTCAGGGACACCGCCTGCCAGACCAACGGGTTCACCACGCGAGGCACGCAGACCACTCAGACCATCAGCGTGGGCCTGCAGACGGACCTGCTGAGGAACCTGACCAGCAGCCCGCACCGCTGCCTCACCCCCAAAGGTGGCGGGACGCCCATTTCCTCGCCGTCTCGCAGCCTGAGGAAGGTCCAGTACTCCCCCGTCGTGCAGAGCAAGTTTGAGCGGCCGTGCTGCTCGCCGAAGTACGGCTCGCCCAAGCTTCAGCGCAGACTGTCCGCGTCCGCCAAGGCCGAGCTGCCCAACGCCAACGCCAGccgcgcccccacccccaccacgcCGCAGAAGGGCAACAGCGAGTCGGCGTGGGCCCGCTCCACCACCACCCGCGACAGCCCCGTCCACACCACCATCAACGACGGCCCCTCCAGCCTCTTCAACATCATCGACCACAACCCCGTGCCCTACGACTCCCTGCCCAAGTTCAACAAGTCGCCGAGCCGCTctcgccccgccgccgccgccggcggcgAGCCGGGCCCCGCCCAGGGGGGCCTCGCGACGGACCCCAGGGGCGAGTGCCCGCGGACGGCCCGCGGGCGCTCGCCCAGCCCCGTGCAGCCGATCGCGGAGACGCAGGCGGACCGGAGCGCGGAGGTGGCGAGCGCGAGGCAGGACCTGTCGGCGCCGCCGGGCTACTCGCTGGCGGAGAACACCGCCCGCATCCTGAACAAGAAGCTGCAGGAGCAGGGCCTCAGGGAGGAGCGGCGGCTGCAGGCCGGGGGACAGAGCAGCTACGGCAGGGACGGCAGCAGGCAGGCCGACGCAGACAGAGGACAGTCCGGATGCTTGGAG ATGGAAAGCACTGACTGA